The following coding sequences are from one Elusimicrobiaceae bacterium window:
- a CDS encoding MFS transporter, translating to MTEKKESSLVAKLIPVMLAFFAMGFVDSVGTATNYVKESFGLSNTVANLCPSMVFFWFLVCSVPTGMLMNKIGRRKTVLISLGVTVAALALPLLAYNFAIMMLAFALLGIGNALMQVSLNPLVSNIVTGDKLASFMTFGQFVKAIASFIAPILAAWFAAKTGNWTWMYGLFAIEGVLAFIMLAKEDIKEEEITGKPSTFGQCLALLGNGTILLCFIGIMCHVGIDVGTNTAAPQILIDRLGWTLDKAIYATSIYFMFRTIGCFLGSFLLAKFPAKVIFATSVVFMLAAMGGLFVFTSQWPLYVCIALIGLGNSNIFPIIFSQAILHLPEKKNEVSGLMIMGLIGGTVFPLLMGFASDAMHSQTGSVLVMTVAVVYLLALVSKIKKLA from the coding sequence ATGACTGAGAAAAAAGAGTCTTCTTTAGTTGCAAAATTGATCCCTGTCATGTTGGCATTTTTTGCCATGGGATTTGTGGATTCCGTTGGTACAGCTACTAACTACGTGAAAGAAAGCTTCGGTCTTTCTAACACGGTAGCCAATCTGTGCCCCTCCATGGTATTTTTCTGGTTCTTGGTGTGTTCCGTTCCTACGGGCATGCTCATGAACAAAATCGGTCGCCGCAAAACGGTGTTGATCAGCTTGGGCGTTACAGTAGCCGCATTGGCTTTGCCTTTGTTGGCTTATAACTTTGCCATCATGATGTTGGCCTTTGCTTTGTTGGGTATCGGCAATGCTTTGATGCAAGTGTCTTTGAACCCCTTAGTGTCTAACATCGTTACCGGCGATAAATTAGCCAGCTTTATGACCTTTGGCCAATTTGTGAAAGCCATTGCTTCTTTTATTGCTCCGATTTTGGCTGCTTGGTTTGCGGCTAAAACGGGCAACTGGACTTGGATGTATGGCTTATTTGCAATTGAAGGTGTGTTAGCATTCATTATGCTTGCCAAAGAAGATATCAAAGAAGAAGAAATCACCGGCAAACCTTCTACGTTTGGTCAATGTTTAGCTCTGTTGGGCAATGGCACAATTTTACTGTGCTTTATCGGTATTATGTGCCATGTGGGAATCGACGTGGGTACCAATACCGCCGCCCCGCAAATCTTGATTGACCGCTTGGGTTGGACCTTGGATAAAGCCATTTACGCAACCAGCATTTATTTCATGTTCCGTACAATTGGCTGTTTCTTGGGATCTTTCTTGTTGGCTAAATTCCCGGCGAAAGTTATTTTTGCTACCAGCGTAGTCTTCATGTTAGCGGCTATGGGCGGTTTATTCGTGTTCACCAGCCAATGGCCCTTATATGTATGTATTGCTTTAATCGGGTTGGGTAACTCCAACATTTTCCCCATCATCTTCTCTCAAGCCATCTTGCACTTACCGGAAAAGAAAAACGAAGTATCCGGTTTGATGATTATGGGATTAATCGGTGGTACGGTGTTCCCGCTTTTGATGGGTTTTGCTTCTGATGCTATGCATTCTCAAACCGGCTCTGTGCTCGTTATGACGGTAGCGGTTGTGTACTTGTTAGCGTTAGTTTCTAAAATCAAAAAATTAGCCTAA
- a CDS encoding AIDA repeat-containing protein, whose protein sequence is TTSSIYGGVQSVGNGAYALQTQVSSGQQDVWNGGKAEAADIYDGGVQNVNNGAFAWDTNIYSGGVQNVSAGALPSSSFISGDSTFYTSSITNVHAGGVQNVLAGASAYYTNLDGTDENAGIQDVQAGASAYNTQISSGGLQNVYTNGSTTSTSIGNFGSQMISQGGKAYNTTIAGGTQVVAGNALGGIIFNGSQVVSGATATAEANIGRTPSGTIVYYNPWYVLAGGEQTAIAGGKISAAVLGSASIDTAGQLIYADGGTQNISSGGVAADTIVLSNGVQNVFDSGSATNTVLGSSVSSGSVTYNITGGTQNIYNGGTATDTIVSSGGTQNIYAGGQADQTKVSSGGTQNVLSGGMANSTTVSSGGLQVVSAGGSANATDVYGSQYVYGGATLTNNTLYDTAYQLLTSGAQTSNQVLSGDAVMRLEDGAVATSTYMQDSTSMYIGNGGTANYTSMLDDSRQFIESGGVANHTTLDYAEQYIQDGGVANDTYLTNMAYQHITSGGVANNTVLDDAGEQRISAGGVANNTTVSSGGSQIIYSGGEANSTTISANGEQYIEDGGVANDTTVDNMGSQIISSGGTANGTILLAGGSQVVNSSGMANNTTISAGGIQIVSHGGIVDGLTIYNSGTEVVSDGGITSNVAINSGGAMLVSSGGSGVNVTVNSSGTYEILSGGTADTTIINDSGVQYVSGLATNTTINSGGEQEVKAGGHAEQTNINGGVQYVSIFAHATDTTINAGGSQVISLWGDVQSTTINSGGTQEILEGGFAISTFINAGGLQNVNSKAIASATTVQGGTQEVLSGGRAIETTVTNGGVQNVASDAIASNTLISGGTQNVLSGGSALVTTIENNGVQNVAGIADNTTISNATQNLQSGAVATQTTVYAAGTQQVNSGATAISTVVSGGTLNISDGGVATDVNATSANVNMYAGATLNGFTALGGTLQTYGNNAIDGNVTLGNGAAVKFVDQGTRSQLTVDNLFANNASFYMNVDLEKQTADKLKVQNNYNGTALLHLTNVAATAQKTDENGIKLVEFDSTATVNGTFALPGGQWDQGGYVYKLAQGTEATPNADYYLRSTNQLSDTFKTMLNVPLMNSVMAQVAMNSLQKRLGDLHDMDNPNKKQGVWVRSYYKDMTVNDLIKTDLNLFGAEAGYDWMFYADEPTKLYAGVMVGFVEADTIKTKKNNGMYDKGDGQAQSVGLYATVVNDERWFVDIAARNFWTKLDMNNHAADGTKMNYKPEQNILTLSAEAGRSFLRPLTNGRFVRIEPKAELSYMNAGSDSAKVKNGMDNLKIDSANYLNAKAAVLLSYQAKRANNLLLEPFVELAYRYEFIGGKADVSYGGATKETSLKGGVAEVEAGLNMQLTDNLYWYALGSYEAGEKMKGWGVYAGIRYAFGNVNGKTTSNTKKKVATKANNKTKKKKNTKTTRRNQDIPGNYWWYNK, encoded by the coding sequence CACTACCTCTAGTATTTATGGTGGCGTACAGAGTGTTGGAAACGGCGCCTATGCTTTACAAACACAGGTTAGTTCCGGCCAACAAGACGTATGGAACGGCGGAAAAGCCGAAGCGGCCGATATTTACGATGGCGGCGTACAAAATGTAAATAATGGGGCTTTTGCTTGGGATACTAATATTTATTCCGGCGGGGTGCAAAATGTAAGTGCCGGAGCTTTACCGAGCAGTTCTTTCATCAGTGGTGACAGCACCTTTTATACTAGCAGTATTACAAATGTACATGCCGGTGGTGTGCAAAATGTCTTAGCCGGTGCCAGTGCTTATTATACCAATCTGGATGGTACGGATGAAAATGCCGGCATACAGGATGTTCAAGCAGGAGCGTCTGCTTATAATACGCAAATATCTTCTGGCGGATTACAGAATGTATATACTAATGGATCGACGACTAGTACAAGCATTGGTAATTTCGGTTCACAGATGATTTCTCAAGGAGGAAAAGCTTATAATACCACTATTGCCGGTGGTACACAAGTAGTAGCAGGAAATGCTTTGGGAGGTATCATTTTCAATGGTTCTCAAGTGGTATCCGGAGCCACTGCAACGGCAGAAGCAAATATAGGACGTACTCCCAGCGGAACTATTGTGTACTATAATCCGTGGTATGTTCTGGCGGGTGGGGAACAGACGGCTATAGCAGGCGGAAAAATTTCAGCTGCTGTATTAGGAAGTGCTTCGATTGATACAGCTGGACAATTGATTTATGCCGACGGCGGTACGCAAAATATTTCCTCCGGCGGTGTAGCGGCTGATACCATCGTGCTAAGTAACGGTGTACAAAATGTTTTTGATTCTGGCTCTGCAACCAATACGGTATTAGGCAGCAGTGTGAGTAGCGGAAGTGTTACCTATAATATTACCGGCGGTACGCAAAATATTTATAATGGCGGTACGGCCACGGATACTATTGTTTCATCGGGCGGCACGCAAAATATTTATGCCGGTGGACAAGCCGATCAAACAAAAGTTAGTTCCGGCGGTACACAAAACGTATTAAGTGGCGGTATGGCTAATAGTACCACGGTATCTTCCGGTGGCTTACAAGTAGTCTCCGCCGGTGGATCTGCTAATGCAACGGACGTTTACGGTTCTCAATACGTATACGGCGGTGCTACCTTAACAAATAATACGCTGTATGATACTGCATATCAATTATTAACCTCCGGTGCCCAGACTTCTAACCAAGTCCTGTCTGGGGATGCAGTGATGCGCTTAGAAGATGGGGCTGTTGCTACTTCTACGTATATGCAAGACAGTACCTCCATGTATATTGGAAACGGTGGAACAGCCAACTACACTTCTATGTTGGATGATTCCAGACAATTTATTGAATCCGGCGGTGTTGCCAACCACACCACTTTAGACTATGCAGAGCAATATATTCAAGATGGCGGTGTGGCCAATGATACCTATCTAACAAATATGGCCTATCAACACATAACTTCAGGAGGTGTGGCCAATAACACTGTTTTGGATGATGCAGGGGAACAACGGATTTCTGCCGGTGGTGTGGCCAATAATACGACTGTAAGTAGTGGGGGATCTCAAATCATATACTCCGGTGGTGAAGCCAATTCAACCACTATCTCAGCGAATGGCGAACAATATATTGAAGATGGTGGCGTTGCCAATGATACCACTGTGGATAATATGGGTTCACAAATTATATCCTCGGGTGGTACTGCCAATGGAACTATTCTCTTAGCGGGTGGTTCTCAAGTAGTTAACTCTAGCGGTATGGCAAACAATACCACGATTTCCGCAGGGGGTATCCAAATTGTCAGCCATGGAGGTATTGTAGATGGACTGACCATTTACAACAGCGGCACCGAAGTAGTAAGTGACGGCGGTATCACAAGCAATGTAGCCATTAACTCCGGCGGTGCGATGCTTGTTTCTTCCGGTGGAAGCGGTGTCAATGTAACCGTAAATTCGTCTGGCACGTATGAAATCTTAAGTGGTGGCACGGCCGATACTACTATCATTAATGATAGCGGTGTACAATATGTTTCAGGGCTTGCCACTAACACCACGATTAATTCCGGCGGAGAACAAGAGGTTAAAGCCGGAGGACATGCAGAGCAAACCAATATCAATGGCGGGGTGCAATATGTTTCCATTTTTGCCCATGCAACTGACACTACTATTAACGCCGGTGGCTCGCAAGTAATTTCTCTGTGGGGAGATGTGCAATCTACTACGATTAATTCCGGCGGTACACAGGAAATCTTAGAGGGAGGATTTGCAATTTCTACCTTCATCAATGCCGGAGGGTTGCAGAATGTAAACTCCAAAGCTATTGCTTCCGCCACGACTGTGCAAGGTGGTACGCAAGAAGTATTGTCCGGTGGTCGGGCAATTGAGACTACTGTAACAAACGGTGGTGTACAAAATGTAGCCTCTGATGCAATCGCTTCCAATACTCTAATCAGTGGCGGAACTCAAAATGTGTTGTCCGGCGGTAGTGCACTTGTCACCACCATTGAAAATAATGGCGTACAAAATGTGGCAGGTATTGCCGATAATACAACTATTTCCAACGCTACCCAAAATCTCCAATCCGGTGCTGTGGCAACTCAGACTACGGTCTATGCCGCCGGAACTCAGCAAGTTAATTCAGGGGCAACCGCTATAAGTACTGTGGTATCCGGTGGTACCCTGAACATTTCCGACGGTGGTGTAGCCACTGATGTCAATGCCACTTCCGCTAATGTAAATATGTACGCGGGAGCCACTTTGAACGGATTTACAGCCTTAGGTGGCACTTTGCAGACCTACGGGAACAATGCTATTGACGGCAATGTAACACTGGGAAATGGAGCAGCGGTCAAATTTGTTGATCAAGGAACGCGCAGTCAGTTGACGGTAGATAATTTATTTGCCAATAATGCTTCCTTCTACATGAATGTAGATTTGGAAAAGCAGACAGCAGATAAATTAAAAGTACAAAACAACTATAACGGAACTGCGTTGTTACATTTGACCAACGTGGCTGCCACCGCTCAGAAAACAGATGAAAACGGTATCAAATTAGTGGAATTTGATTCTACTGCTACCGTAAATGGTACATTTGCCTTACCGGGCGGACAATGGGATCAGGGCGGATATGTCTACAAATTGGCGCAAGGTACTGAAGCTACTCCAAATGCGGACTACTACTTGCGCAGTACCAATCAACTCAGCGATACATTCAAAACGATGTTAAATGTACCGTTGATGAATAGTGTAATGGCACAAGTGGCCATGAATTCTTTGCAAAAACGTTTGGGAGATCTGCATGATATGGATAATCCCAATAAGAAACAAGGCGTGTGGGTACGCAGCTATTACAAAGATATGACGGTAAATGATCTGATTAAAACAGATCTGAACCTCTTTGGTGCAGAAGCCGGCTATGACTGGATGTTCTACGCCGATGAACCGACCAAACTTTATGCCGGTGTGATGGTAGGGTTTGTAGAAGCTGACACCATTAAGACGAAAAAGAACAACGGTATGTATGATAAAGGTGACGGACAGGCCCAGAGCGTAGGATTGTACGCCACTGTCGTCAATGATGAACGTTGGTTTGTGGATATTGCCGCACGTAACTTCTGGACCAAACTAGACATGAACAATCACGCAGCCGACGGCACCAAGATGAACTATAAGCCCGAGCAAAATATCTTAACACTCAGCGCCGAGGCAGGACGTTCCTTCCTCAGGCCGTTAACTAACGGACGATTCGTGCGTATTGAACCTAAGGCAGAGTTGAGCTATATGAATGCCGGTTCTGATAGCGCAAAAGTGAAAAACGGCATGGATAATCTGAAGATAGATTCCGCCAACTACCTCAATGCCAAAGCCGCTGTGCTGCTCTCTTATCAAGCCAAACGTGCTAATAACTTGTTATTGGAACCGTTTGTGGAATTGGCTTACCGCTACGAATTTATTGGCGGGAAAGCGGATGTTTCTTACGGCGGAGCTACCAAAGAAACCAGCCTCAAAGGCGGTGTGGCAGAAGTCGAGGCCGGGTTGAACATGCAATTAACTGATAACCTGTACTGGTATGCTTTAGGCAGTTATGAAGCCGGCGAGAAAATGAAAGGTTGGGGTGTGTACGCGGGCATTCGCTATGCATTTGGTAACGTGAATGGAAAAACCACTTCCAATACGAAGAAAAAAGTAGCCACCAAAGCCAATAATAAGACTAAGAAAAAGAAAAATACAAAGACCACCCGCCGCAATCAAGACATACCTGGCAATTATTGGTGGTACAACAAATAA